Below is a genomic region from Triticum dicoccoides isolate Atlit2015 ecotype Zavitan unplaced genomic scaffold, WEW_v2.0 scaffold223490, whole genome shotgun sequence.
CTCTTCTCCCCGCGCCTCGACGACATCTGGTCCGTCCACAGCTGCCGCCACGGCCGCGTCCTCTTCACCAGCAGCGCCCGTACCGGCAGGGGCTGCCGCCAGGTCCTAGTGTGGGATCCCGTCACAGGCGACCGCCGCTGCATAGGCAGTCCAACGCAGCTGGGTGGTCACGACTGGAGCGAGTCCCGTGTGCAAGCGGATGTGCTCTGTGCTGCCGGCGACAAGGGCCACGTGCATGGTGCCTGCCATTCGAGCCCCTTCAAGGTGGTCTTGGCGTGCGTCAGCAAGGGCGTCGCACGAGCTTGTGTCTACTCGTCGGAGATGGGAGCCTGGGCCGATCTCATCTCAACCTTGGTTCCATTTGATATGTCTCCTTCTCTTGGCAGTAGAAGCATCCTGCTTGGGAATTCACTGTGCTGGTTCATTTTTGGCCCTCAGGTGGATATCCTTGAGCTTAATTTCGACAGACAGAGCCTAGCCGTGATCGAGGTGCCACCACATGCCTACGCCAACCATCAGGGACTTTATTTGAGTACTCTGGGTGGCGCGCTTGGTTTCATCGTCATGTCGGAATCCTACAAAGCACAACTATGGGAGAGGACAACTGATTTTGACGGTGTTGCTGGGTGGATGCCGGGACAGACTATCGAGTTGCGCAGGCTTCTCCCTCTGAAATCAGGGGAGTGGATCAAAAGAGTAATGTTTATTGCTGGGGATGAATCTGATAATGTGGCATTTCTGTCAACATCTAGGGGCATCTTCATGGTCCATCTCGAGTCATTGCAGTTTGAGGAGATCTTTAAAAGCAACCCTGATAATCGGCTGTCCACTATCTATCCATATCCATTCAAAAGTttctttgctgctgctgctgcaggtaATAACATGCATTTACATGGCATTATAACGAAAATATAGTATTTCTCTGATGGTTttgtttggcaagtgttggactggCTATTTAATTTCCTTTATATCAATTATTATTATTTCTTTGGCTGCTTGATGAAGTATTGTT
It encodes:
- the LOC119345307 gene encoding uncharacterized protein LOC119345307 translates to FSPRLDDIWSVHSCRHGRVLFTSSARTGRGCRQVLVWDPVTGDRRCIGSPTQLGGHDWSESRVQADVLCAAGDKGHVHGACHSSPFKVVLACVSKGVARACVYSSEMGAWADLISTLVPFDMSPSLGSRSILLGNSLCWFIFGPQVDILELNFDRQSLAVIEVPPHAYANHQGLYLSTLGGALGFIVMSESYKAQLWERTTDFDGVAGWMPGQTIELRRLLPLKSGEWIKRVMFIAGDESDNVAFLSTSRGIFMVHLESLQFEEIFKSNPDNRLSTIYPYPFKSFFAAAAA